CTTGAAATAATAGAACGTGCCCAAATAGGTGCTTTATGCAGTTTTATACTGAGTTTTCTAAAAATAAAGTTGTTTGCTTGGTCGGCTGATAGAATACATAGACTATTAATTAGATATAAATAAATAAGTGGTTCAAAGACTTCTTTATAAGGGGATTGAATATCAAAAGTAGAAAAAGTGAGTGCTATTAATCCTGATGCCAATACGCACATGCCAGCACCAAAGTAAGTGGTAGATTTTGCATACTCATATCTCAATGTTGCATTAATAGTATCGAGAACCAAGAAGGTGAGCGGAAAAATTAAAATACCCGCTGGTTGCCAAGTGCCGAATATTTCAACGCTGTGAGGTGACATAGGAACTGCAACTAATAGTGACGCAAGGTAAAGTGCAGTGAGGAATCCGTACCATTTAATATCAAATTTGGTCATGGGGTCCATGGCGTGGATTAAGTCTCGATGTTCCTTTTTGAAGAATACGACAAGTCCTTTGTTAATCAGCCCCCTAGCTGGCGAACTTAAGACGTAGTCGTTATCTTCATTTGTGTAATATATTAAGCCATTCTCAACCTTCAACAAGTTTAAGCTTCTTGTCATTGATATGTTCCTTACTGATTTTAGTGATAACCTTGCCAATTGGGATGTAATCTTTTTCAGGTTCGTGAGGATACCAAGTTAAATTTATAAAATTATCTACTCTAAATAACTCGATAATGTCTTCACCGCTTTGAAATAAATAGTTTCCGGCACCAAGTTTCTTAGTGCTAATTATATTGATGGACTCATCATTATATATAAGCTTGTGGAACTTGGATATTGGCATACCAGTTTCAAAAAAACCAATCTTTTGAAGCTTAGAATTAACTATACCTTCTACATCGTAATCTCGCTCATAGGTACCATTGCGCTCAACACCTGTCATCAGCCATTCGTAGGATACATTAAGTGCTTTCGCTATTTGGGTCATATTCTTATGCGGGTTTTTAATTTTGTTATTGAGAAGTTTACTCATGTAGCCTCTCTCAATACCCACTTTTCTACATAGCTCAGCTGCAGAAACACCTTTAACAAAAAGAATTTCTTTTAGTCGCCCGCCGATAGTGCTGACATCTTTCAATATACTTCTCCGAATTGTGTTTTATGAACTGTTACACAGTATGAGATTATTTTTTGTTGAAAAAAGTTTCACATTTGACAACGTTATGATTCATATATTAAGCTCTTTTTTGTCGAAAATCTCAAGATTTAGTCTTGGATTATTCGGAGTTGTGCTATGTGATGTTATACAAGCAATGACGGGTCATGCTGCCGTTAATGACTTGAAATGCAACGTACAATGAATATCTGGGCAAGTTGGTTTGGTTTCGATGTTCGAATTGGAAATAGCCTGTTAAGTCTTTTAGGTTAGAAACCCAATTATAGACCCTTGTGTAACGCTATGTTGGTGTGCCTCTTTCTTGAGTGGAAAGGGGCTTTTTTATGCTTAAAATGAGGTTATATTGCTGACACTGATAGTGTTACTTTCTCACGTCAAAAAATTATGGGTTAGCTCAGGGGAGGGGGCTTAAATTGAGGAGTTTGCTGGAACGTCGTTATTTTTTGATTCGATGACGTTGAAAATGGGGGAGTCCTTTCCCTCAGAGATTTATGTCCGGATAGAAAGCCGGAATTTCAAATGGATATTGATTACATTAGGCGCTGCTTGAGTAGAGCTCGTTGAAGCTCCGCAACGGTAATTCGCTCTTCAGGGTTAGGTTTAACCATCTGAGCTAAAAGCGTATCTTCTGCATCCATACGGCCATCTTTAGCTTGCACTAACGCGGTAAATTCACGAATTAACGTCATTTTGTACATACGATCCATTTCGTGTTCGCTGGCGTAAGTATCGCGTTCATCGGTAATCGTTTTCCATACTTCGGCGGCAAATTTCTCGTGCTTCTTAAGCATAAGTGTCATACCCGCAGAAAATACATCGGCAGCAAATGGGTCAAGTAAATAAGGATTTTCTTGAGCTAAGTTCTGGCGAGTCAGCGCGAAATGTGGAACATGTTCTATTTCCGGAGCACTAGTTAACCACGTGAACGCCACGTGAGGGTGCTCAACACCGAAATAGGCTTGTTTTGAACCACCTAGGTCTGCCATATAATATTGCCCATTTTTATGCAAAACGTTCTCGGCTTTTATGTCCCCATGGAAGATGCCTTCTTTTCTTAGTTCCGCTAAAGCATCAACGACTTGAGTAAACATTGTTGAGGTATATGGAATCGCCTCATCGAAAACATCTCCTTCCATCAACTCCATTGCGATGATGTAATCTCCCTCTTTGGTTTGGTATGAACCGTAGTATGAAACAAAACGTGGATGACCATTGAATTTTTTGAGCATGCCAAGTTCATTGTTAATGCTGTTGATGTCTACCTTGTAGCTGGAGATCACTTTCAGGGCCATTTGCACTGCGCTACCACTTGGCAACGTAAAGGTAATCGGATAGATAGCACCAAAAGCACCACTCTGTATTTTGTCCCCTACATGCCAATCAACCCCTGCGTAAATACCCTCTAAACTGCCAGCACTCTGCCCAAATATTTGTGCATTTTGTGCATGAAGTTCGCTGAGTAGTCGAGCTCTAAAGTAAAAGTCTTTTTCATCAGCGAGTTTGTACTTAGAGGCCTTTAGCTCAGTACCTTTGATCAGGTCTGGTTCTACATGGGTTAAGCCCATAGATTGATCAACATGTTTAGGGGACACGATAGAGGCATGTCTTTCTAGAGCAGAATGCTCAAGCCCTGTCATTTTTTCAACAATTTCCACTAGGTTGGATGGGACGAGCCCGGTGTTACCTTGAGCGTCAATCGCTTCCCACCAATCTTCGCTGTAGTCCGTGATGTAAAACTGTTCGCCTTCTTCCAAGGAGAAGACCTTGGTATTCGTCAGACGTTCAATTTCTTCAGTGCCCTCGAAAGCAGCAGCGTCAAAATAGCCAATGGCTTTTACTGTGAACGATGCAGCTTCGCGGGCTTGTTTTGCTTTTAGCTGAGCTAAGTCTCTTCGTTTAAAGAGATCTAAGCTTCTTTGTGTATATTCTGTATCAGCAAAGTTTACCCAACCTGCTTCGCCTGTCTCTCGATTTGCAGCCCATAGCCATGGCATATGTTTATCTTGAATGATCTCAAATTCATCACCCACTTGCATCGCTAATATACCTTGCTCAGCATCGGCATCTCTCGCAATCTTTGCTTTTACCGAATATAGGGAGTCTAACAGAGCAGAATGCGGTTGTTCTTCTAGAGGTTCGTTTAATAACTCTATAGACGCAAGGCCATCAACTTTTTGGGTTGAGATGATTGGTGCGAACGGCTTGCTTAGGTCTTCTTCACCAACAAGGACTGGTGCGCCCAACACAGCATATAGATCAACCGGCTCTTGAATGTCCTCAATCACTTCAACTTCTGAAATATATGGTTGATACTCATCCTCCAACGGCATACCTAAACCTTTTAAGCCTTCAAGTACTTTGCTGAGGTCGATATTTAACTCGGTAGAGTCTCCATCGACCAACGAGGATTGCTTTGATTGCTCAATCAACGTATCAAGCGCTTCTTTTTCTTGAGAAGCAATGCCATCAACCTTTTGTGTTGATGTGATGGGTGCGAGCGGCTTGCTTAAGTCTTCTTCACCAACAACGACTGGTGCGCCCAATACAGCATAAAGATCAACTGGCTCTTGTATGTCCTCAATCACTTCAACTTCAGAAATATATTTCTGATGCTCATCCTCCAACGGCATGCCGAGCCCTTTAAGGCTTTCGAGAATATTAGCCGTGTCAATTTCAAGCTGTTTTTCTTCTTGCTTAGCCATCAGGGCATCAAGCGCTTCTTTTTCTTGAGAAGCAATGCCATCAACCTTTTTGGTTGATGTGATGGGTGCGAGCGGTTTGCTTAAGTCCTGTTCACTAAGGTGGACTGGTGCACCCATGGCAGCATAAAAATCAACTGGCTCTTGGATGTCCTCAATCACTTCAACTTCAGAAATGTGTGGCTGATAGTCTTCCTCCAACGGCATGCCGAGGCCTTTAAGGCTTTCGAGAATATTAGCCGTATCAATTTCAAGCTGGTTTTGTTCTTTTTGTGCTTGCTGTTTAGACAGCTCCAATGCTTTCGACAATTCGATAGCTTCCGCCAGCTCGCGCGCTTCGTTATCACGTAGTTGTTGTTCTTTGAGAGCTTGCTGTTTAGACAGCTCCAATGCTTTCGACAATTCGATAGCTTCCGCCAGCTCGCGCGCTTCGTTATCACGCAGTTGTTGTTCTTTGAGAGCTTGCTGTTTAGACAGCTCCAATGCTTTCGACAGTTCGATAGCTTCCGCCAGCTCGCGCGCTTCGTTATCACGCAGTTGCTGCTCTTGTGCGGCTTGTTGTTTTGATATTTCCAATGCTTGAGAAAGTTCCAATGCTTCTCTTAAGTCTCGTTGTTCATTCAGTTGATGATCTGCCGCATTGGCAGCACCAATGCATCCTAATGCGCACAATATCCCTAAAGATATTTTGGACAAAGATAACCTTCCGGTTTTCTTCTGTGAGTGTTGTATTTTTTTCATAAACGATTTCAAGCTCTAGTTGATTAAAATGAGCTCAGATTTATAACAAATCACTTTTCGTCAGGGTTCATAAATTGATTTATATTTTTTTTTATTTTTTGGGCTTTAGAACGTTTTAGCCTAGACGCAACAAGGGCTTGCTAATCTATGGCTGATAATTTTAACACTTAATTTCATGTAGATACGTAGCCTTGCTCTTTTTCATTGATGGGGTGAATGAGTGGGTTGGTATAGTTAGGGCTGGCAATGGGCTTTTAGGTTTATTTAGGTCCGTTCGGTGTTGAGCAAAGCCAAAAGTCTCATTTTTAACGACGGTAATTCTCTGTCATGGATAAATATACGAGGACCAATGAAGGCAAAATAGGGGCATGTCGCGGCCTGTGCATTTCTTACCTTGTCTACGTTTATGTTGCGAATACCTTGTTCACCTCTCTAATTTCAGCAGGGAAGTATCTTTGTGTGAAAGGCTGCCCCTTAACGGTTATGCCATATGATGGGCTTCAATCTAGTAGAAGTAAGGGACTTTAAGTCGGCCATGATTTTGGTTCAAAGGCTATTTTCAGCGACATATTGGCAACACAAATACCAAAAAGGCCTGACAGCAAATTTGCTCTCAGGCCTTTATTTATCTGGCGCTCCCGACAGGATTCGAACCTGTGACCTATCCCTTAGGAGGGGATCGCGCTATCCAGCTGTGCCACGGGAGCTTGGCTTCATGATACTCAATTGAATCAGATTGTTAAACCCTAACTTACTGATTTAAAGCATCTTGTGCATCACATCGCCAATCTGAATACTGCCCGCCAGTTCAGGCTGATCAACGGTCAGCTCTGCTTCGTTTTCATACACACGGGAGACTGTGAGAGTAATGTTCGATTCTGTCACCTTATTACGCGGTAAACCGCGTTGGTCTATAAAGGATCCTGTATGCCAAAGTTTGAGCTTATCCCCTTGCTGAACGCCGTGGATGCGGCCTAAATCCATAGTAAGGACATTGTCCCACTTTGAAATGATTTCTGGGAGCGTAATCTTACACGATACTTCCGATTCCAAATCTAGCATGATGTTACGGCTGACTCGCAGCATCATATCACCGTATGTTGAGGCCCAGAAACGAGCACTTTTAGTATCGACTTGACTGGTTTTTGGAAATGGCCAGCGCGCCACTTCACGATAATTGCGGTTGTACACTTCATTACCAGTTTTGCCATCGAATACGGTCATTTCCAGCGCAAACTGACGGTTGATGATATCGTCTCTTAACACCTTCTGCTCAATGGTGGCAGTTAAGTCGGTGATAACGCCACCGATGATGTATTGAGCACCTGTGTCTTGTGCGATCATTTTAAGACGTTCCGGATAACGCTGGCTTATTTGATAGTCTGTGGTACCAACAGAGACAAAACTTGCGGATTGTTGGTCAAGTTGGCGATTAATCACAGTCGCAAAATCGTCCCCCACACTATAAATTTGGCCCATGACGGCCTGTTGAGGGGATTCCACGTCGATATTGCCGACCAGAAACGTTTTTTTGTATTGACTGACATGGCAACCTGTTGCCGATGGGTAGATATCAATACGTGCTTTGACAAACATGACGCCACTGCGCACTTTTTGCTCATCGACCAAAATATAGCGAACTTCGGTATTGCTGAATTGATACTCCTTACGGTCACTTTCGAGCAGCGGTCTTAAGTTTGAAATACTGCCGATGTCAGCGCCAGAAAAGCTGATGGCTTTATAGATGGCGTCTTCCAAGGCATGAATACGAGCGACCTCTTCAGAGGAAACCACAGTAGCGGTACCCGTCACTTCATACCATCCAGCAGACGCTATAGTCGCGTAAAGCGAAGCGTAAATGGTTGAAATTAGGACAAGAAGTGATTTTTTCATACTCAGATTCCAAATTGGTTCATTTTTTGCATGTTCTATCTTAGCTGATTTAGGCATTGCCGTTCTGAATGGTTACAGATTTAGAAAAGCAAAGACTGTTCCACTTTTTATGAGAGATAGGAAATGGAACCAATCAGTGCCTAATATGTATCGGAGATTAGAGAATGAAAAGATGGCTAACGCTAGTGCCAGTGGTGTTTCTCACCGCCTGTGCCTATGCTCCAATTTATAACGGTAAAGAACCGTACCCCGGCTCTCAGTTTATGCTGATGGAGAGTCCGCGTCATACTCTTGACTTCTTTATTGAGAGTATGACCGAAGATTTGATGGTATCGAACACCAGTGTGTCAGCGCGGACACCGATTGCCGTTACCTCTTTTGTCGATCTACAAAATATGGATGCAACAAACTGGTTAGGGAACTCGGTCTCGGAAGGGTTTATTCATCAATTCCAGCGCCGAGGGTTTAAAGTAGTCGACTACAAAACGACGGGTTCCATTCAAGTGACTCAGCAAGGTGATTTCGCCTTCAGTCGTGATTGGAAAGATTTGTCTCAGGAGCAAGATATCCAGTATGTCCTGACCGGGACCATGCTTCGTCAGGAAGGCGGAGTTTTGGTCAACGCTCGTGTTGTGGGTATGCAGTCACGTGTGGTTGTTGCCACTGCTCAAGGCTTCTTACCTGCCGATAGAATTGGTCGCGACCTAGATACACTCAACAGTATCCGAACTGAAGACGGTGTTTTGATTCGCTCAGACCCTACAATAAGACAACCTTACACGGTTATTTTACGTCCATAGGGAGTTGAGATGAAGAAGCTATTTTTACTGGCAGTTGCATTAATTATGCTTGGCTGCCAACCGTTGCAGAATATGCGTCCAGATGATTGGTTAACAGCGGTTGGCTACGCTAATATTAGTGAGCAGAAAGGTCGCACAGATGAAGAGCGTCAGGTACGAGCAATGCGTGCCTCTAAGATTGACGCCTATCGGGAGCTTGCAGAGCAAGTATATGGCATGCGAGTGAGCGGCCGAGCCGATCTGCAGGATCAACGTCTAGGTACTGAACTAACCTCTGGTGCGGTCGACGGTGTTATTCGTGGTGCTGAAGTAGTCCGCAGTTATAAAGTGGGCGACAGCTACGTGACTGAATTGCGACTGGACATCAAAAAGATGGATAAATTGCGTGACTATGGTGAAGTGCAGGCTGTGCCAGAAAAACGCCAGCAAACTCTTTTCTAAATATCTCCACCAATCTTCGATCAAAAAAAGCGGCAATCATTGCCGCTTTTGTCTTCAAGCAAATCAGGCTTTAATGTTCGTGCCTAATGTTGTGACATTCTTGGTCTGACCCTCTGCAGTGTAGGTCATACCGAGTTTACCTTGGGTCTGCTGCATCAAGTTATTGAGTTTATTAAAGCTCAACTGTGCCCGTTGAAGAGCTTCACCATTGATTGCATTTGCTTGCTGACAGTCATGGACGATGGATCGAATCTGCTCAACCAGAGGGCTCAACTCTGGGTCGGTAGATAAAGTCGCAACATCTGGATGTTGGCCAATGCGTTGGTCGGTCTGTTGAAGTTGGTTAATTAATGTCAGTTTTTCTTTGGCAAGCTGTTCAATGTCTTTCGCGACTCTGCTAGCAATGGCCACTTTCTCTTTCTCCAACAGCAATGAAAGATCGGTTGCGCTTTTGAGTTGAAACTCAATTAAACTGCTTAGGCCTGCCATGACAGAAACTCGTTACTCGAAACCGCCAAGTTCTTTCTCGAACTTGATCATATTGTCAGCCAGCTTTTGAGGGTCAACGCTGTAAGAGCCATTTGCTATGGCTTCTTTGATAGCGGCAACTTTGGCCTGGTCAAAGCTTGGCTGGCTAGCAAGTTGGGTATGCATTTCACCGACTGCCTTACCTTGTTGACTTAAGGATACAGAGTCTTGTGCAACTTCAGATTTTTTTGCTGAATCCGTTGCAGAAGGGCTGCTTTCATTACGCGCTGTGTTTCTCGTCGACGTTGTCACCGTCTGTCCAGAGCGTATATTATCAATGCCTGCCATATATGTGAGCCTTTCGTGTTTAGAATCTTATGTTGTCAATATCGACTAGAGCAGGGATTACTTTAGGTTTTTTTTAAATCGATCAAAAAACAACCGTCACCTCAGAAATCCCTGTGACCCTACCTTCAATTATACGGTTGGATTTTATATTTTTCACTCTTATCTGCTCACCATGTGACCCATCTGTGAGTGCTGTGCCCTTAGTTGTAATGGTCATACCTGACTTTATCGCTTTGATTGTGACCGTTTCATTGCGGCAAACTACACATACATCATTGCTTTCAATGACTTCGCCAGCACGTAGATTTTTTTTTGTTTTTGCCCCAATTACGGCATCAATGTTGGAAAAGCCTTGCCGCCTGAAGCGTTGCAAGTCTACCATATTAATAGTGACATCTTGTCGAGAGATTACTTGGCCTCGACTAAGCGGACCAACGAGCACAACTTGAGGACCAGAACGAGTTAGTCTGACGGGAACATATAATTTCCAGTTATCTTCGCTACACTCTACTAACACTGTGATGTTACTGGCGTTAGGGTTGGTAGAGGAGGAGGATGTGTCTAGCGGGCTAGGGCAATCAGTGGCGGAGACACGGCTGTCAATGTTTGCCGCTCTTGCGTCCAGTGTACCACCTAAAGGCCATTCGATGGTTGATAGAACGTACTCTTCTGCTGCTCTCTGGATAGTGATAATTTGCTCAGGTGTGGCTGATGTTGCTGAAAAACTAAAGAAAAAGCATAAAAAGACGATAGACTTATAAAAGTTTTTATAGAAAGCTCTACAATTAGTTATGGAAAATGAGCATAAGTGTGATTTTAAGTATGTCATTCTGTTTCTCTAATAGTTTTACATGGCCGTTAGTAGACTACCATTTTTTTAGCATGAAAGTTTGAGATGGAGATGAGCTTATGTCGGGTATTCTTGATTCGGTGAATCAGCGTACGCAACTCGTCGGTCAAAACCGATTGGAACTCTTAACGTTTCGCCTGATGGGGCGACAACGCTACGGGATAAACGTATTTAAAGTAAAAGAGGTACTTCAGTGCCCCAAGCTTACTTCGATGCCAAACTTGCACCATTTAGTCAAAGGTGTGGCTCATATCCGTGGCCATACTGTGTCAGTTATTGATTTGAGTTTAGCTGTTGGTGGTCGTCCGACTACGGATGTTGAAAAAGCGTTTGTTGTTATTGCTGAATTTAACCGTACGATCCAAGCTTTCCTTGTGACATCAGTAGAACGTATCATTAACATGCACTGGGAAGCGATACTGCCACCGCCTGAAGGCGCTGGTAAATCCAATTATTTGACGGCAGTCACTAACATTGATAACGAGCTTGTCGAGATCCTCGATGTTGAAAAAATCCTTGCAGAAATCGCGCCAGTTGACGAAACAATGGACGCCTCAATCGGCGAGGAGATAGCTCAGGTCGAGTCACAGAAAGAGATAGTTCGCCGAATTTTAATCGCGGACGACTCCACTGTTGCCCGTAAGCAAGTTGAACGTGCAATTACATCACTGGGCTTTGAAGCCATAGCTGTTATTGATGGAAAGCAAGCTTATGAAAAATTGGTTGAAATGGCTGCGGAAGGCAGTATCTACGACCAGATTTCATTAGTTATCTCCGACATAGAGATGCCAGAAATGGATGGCTATACTTTAACAGCAGAAGTAAGACGTAACCCTGATCTTAAAGATCTTTATGTTATTCTCCATTCATCACTCAGTGGTGTATTTAACCAAGCGATGGTTGAGCGTGTAGGAGCTAACTCCTTTATTGCGAAATTCAACCCTGATGAACTTGGTAATGCAGTGAAGACTGCGCTTACTGAATAAAGAGAAGTAAATGACAGCGATAACTATAAGCGATCAAGAGTATCGTGATTTCAGCCGTTTCTTAGAATCTCAATGTGGTATTGTGCTGGGTGACAGCAAGCAATACTTAGTGAGGAGTCGATTGAGCCCTCTGGTGACAAAGTTTAAGCTCAGCTCTTTGTCCGATCTTCTTCGAGATGTTGTCACTGGTCGTAACCGAGAGTTACGTGTTGCCGCTGTGGATGCTATGACAACCAACGAAACGCTTTGGTTTCGTGATACTTACCCATTTGAAGTCCTTGCTAATAAACTGCTGCCGGAAGCGGCGGCAAGCAAACGACCAATAAAAATCTGGTCAGCAGCGAGTTCTTCTGGTCAGGAGCCATATTCCATGGCGATGACTATTCTCGAAACTCAACAACGCAAACCAGGAATGTTGCCCAACGTATCTGTCACGGCAACAGACATTTCTGCGAGTATGCTGGATATGTGTCGCGCCGGTGTTTACGATAACCTTGCGCTTGGGCGTGGTCTGTCTCCTGAGCGTCGTCGAAATTTCTTTGAGGACGCTGGCGATGGCCGGATGAAGGTCAAAGATAACGTTAAGCGTTTGGTTAATTTCCGCCCTCAAAACCTGATGGACAGTTATGCCTTGTTAGGTAAGTTCGATATCATTTTCTGTCGTAACGTGTTGATTTATTTCTCTCCTGACATGAAATCTCAGGTTTTAAACCAGATGGCTAACAGTTTAAACCCAGGAGGACATCTACTACTTGGAGCGTCTGAGTCTTTAACTGGATTAACTGACCGTTTCGAGATGGTCCGCTGTAACCCAGGTATTATTTATAAACTTAAATAAGCTTTACTCATTTCATTCAAGCCCAGCGACGACAACTCGCTGGGCTTTTTCGTATTGGTATTATGTCTCTATACTTATAGGGACATTCCATGGCACCACAATTTCACACTTTGGCGTGGTATTTGCTGATGGACTTATGACAAAGAAATTAGGATTCGATTAAAGTTGGTACGCTAATTGCTTTGTTATTCAGTAGTAACGGTCAGTTCTTTTTATGTAGAGGTTAACATGGCTATATCTTTCGACAACGCATTAGGTATCCACCAATACACGGTGGGCGTACGTGAGCGCAATGCTGAGGTGATTTCCACCAACATTGCTCAGGCGAACACTCCTGGCTATAAATCGAAAGGCATGGACTTCCAAAAGGCATTGCAGGCGGCAACGTCGGAGGCAAGCATTGGACTTAGCCGTACCGACAGTCGGCACATTCCTGCCTCTACACAAGTGACTGGGGAAGTGCTTTATCGACTTCCGACTCAACCTGACACCGGTGATGGCAACACGGTGGATGTAGATTTGGAACGTAACTTGTTTATGCAAAACCAAATTAGACATCAGGCATCACTTGACTTCTTAGGAAGTAAATTCAAGAACTTAACGAAAGCATTAAAGGGGAGTAACTAGATGAGCTTGTTTAACGTTTTCAATGTAACTGGTTCTGCCATGAGCGCTGAATCTGTTCGTCTAAATACAACCTCAAGCAACTTGGCAAACGCCGATAGTGTCTCTAGCTCTGCGAAAGACACTTATAAAGCTCGCCACGCTGTATTTGGTGCTGAGTTAAGTAAGGCTAAGTATGGTCGAGACCATACGGTGCCGGTGCAAGTATTGGGGATAGTTGAAAGTGATAAACCGCTTGATGCGGAGTACAACCCAGATCACCCACTCGCTAATGACGATGGCTATATCTACAAGCCAAACGTTAATGTGATGGAAGAGATGGCTAATATGATATCTGCTTCTCGTTCATATCAAACGAATGTGCAAGTAGCAGATGCAAGCAAACAAATGCTGCTGCGTACGCTGCAGATGGGTCAATAAGGATAGGAGGTAACATATGGCCGGGGGCATTAATAATAATGTTGGTCAGAGTGGCTTGTCCTATGTTGACCAGCTTAAACAACTTCAGGACAAGAATAAGCCTGATGAAACAACAGGTAAGCAGGATCTTAAACAAGAAGACTTCTTATCTTTGCTCACCAAGCAGCTTGCCCAGCAAGATCCGTTTAAGCCGGTTAGCAATGACCAGATGATTGCTCAAATGGCGTCGTTTGCGACGGTGGATGGTATCGGAAAAATGAACAATCAGTTTGAAACACTGAATGCATCGATGACGTCCAACCAAGCACTTCAGGCATCATCACTTGTCGGTCGGGACGTTTTAGTTCCAGGGGCGGCTGGGGTGAAGGCTGGTGACGGAGCCATGGCTGCTATGGTCAAACTGCCTCAATCCGTTGATAACTTGATGGTGAGAGTTGAAGACCAAATGGGGCAGCTAATCCGTACCTTTGATGTCGGTTCAAAACCTGCAGGTGACAACCGCGTTGAGTGGGATGGTAAAGATCAAAACGGTAATCCATTGCCGGCTGGCAAATACAATGTGAAAGCATCAGGTTTGCTGGACGGGCAGGCGAAAGATTTTGAAGTTTCGACTTACGCTAACGTAAATAGCGTCTTGCTCGGTAAAGGTGATGGTAACGTACTACTCAATCTGGCTGGCTTTGAGTCGCCAGTTCGACTTGCTGAAGTACTAGAAGTTGGCAAAGCGTAACTCTACTTGATGTAGTAAAGCTAGCTAGATTAGGAGATTTTGGAATGTCATATGTTGCATTAAGCGGTTTGTCCGCAGCTCAGTTAGATCTGAACACAACCAGTAACAACATTGCGAACGCGAATACCTTTGGTTTCAAAGAGTCTCGTGCTGAGTTCGGCGATGTTTACTCAAACTCACTTTTTACTCACGCTAAAACAACACCTGGACAAGGTGTACAAGCTCAAAAAGTTGCTCAGCAATTTCATGAAGGTTCTAGTATCTATACTAACAACCCAATGGATTTGCGTATTAGCGGCACTGGCTTTTTTGCGGTAGCAAAAGATCGACTAACGCCAACAACCAATGAGTTAACGCGTAATGGTGCTTTTCACCTAAACAAAGATAACTACATGGTTACGTCGAACGACGAGTTTTTGTTGGGTTATCAAGTGAACAAAGATACTGGTGATGTTCTGTCTTACGAGCCTTCGCCAATTAATATTCCGAAAGAGTTCGGTAAACCGAAGCAGACTGCAAACATTGAAGTCGGCGTCAACTTGCCAGCGAATGGTGATCTGAAAGATCCTGCCCTGTTTGATTTCACAGATCCTGAAACCTACAACCGTTCAACCTCTTCTACGGTTTATGACTCAATGGGTCAATCGTACAAGATGACAACTTACTACCTTAAAGACCAGAATCAGCCTAACACTTGGCAAACCTACTACACCGTGACTGATAGTGCAGGTGAGAAGGCGATTAACATTGTTGGTGGCGACGTTTCGGCACCTACTGGTCATGTTGGTCATAGTATGAAGTTCAACAATGACGGTACTCTCGCTAGCCTCAACAATGGTCAAAATATTGTTTCTGAACCTTTAGGTACGGGCGCTAACCCAGTCGATCTAAACGGTGCAGACGCAAACCAGACTCTGAACTTTAAT
This window of the Vibrio neptunius genome carries:
- the flgN gene encoding flagellar export chaperone FlgN gives rise to the protein MAGLSSLIEFQLKSATDLSLLLEKEKVAIASRVAKDIEQLAKEKLTLINQLQQTDQRIGQHPDVATLSTDPELSPLVEQIRSIVHDCQQANAINGEALQRAQLSFNKLNNLMQQTQGKLGMTYTAEGQTKNVTTLGTNIKA
- the flgM gene encoding flagellar biosynthesis anti-sigma factor FlgM, which gives rise to MAGIDNIRSGQTVTTSTRNTARNESSPSATDSAKKSEVAQDSVSLSQQGKAVGEMHTQLASQPSFDQAKVAAIKEAIANGSYSVDPQKLADNMIKFEKELGGFE
- the flgA gene encoding flagellar basal body P-ring formation protein FlgA, producing MTYLKSHLCSFSITNCRAFYKNFYKSIVFLCFFFSFSATSATPEQIITIQRAAEEYVLSTIEWPLGGTLDARAANIDSRVSATDCPSPLDTSSSSTNPNASNITVLVECSEDNWKLYVPVRLTRSGPQVVLVGPLSRGQVISRQDVTINMVDLQRFRRQGFSNIDAVIGAKTKKNLRAGEVIESNDVCVVCRNETVTIKAIKSGMTITTKGTALTDGSHGEQIRVKNIKSNRIIEGRVTGISEVTVVF
- a CDS encoding chemotaxis protein CheV; amino-acid sequence: MSGILDSVNQRTQLVGQNRLELLTFRLMGRQRYGINVFKVKEVLQCPKLTSMPNLHHLVKGVAHIRGHTVSVIDLSLAVGGRPTTDVEKAFVVIAEFNRTIQAFLVTSVERIINMHWEAILPPPEGAGKSNYLTAVTNIDNELVEILDVEKILAEIAPVDETMDASIGEEIAQVESQKEIVRRILIADDSTVARKQVERAITSLGFEAIAVIDGKQAYEKLVEMAAEGSIYDQISLVISDIEMPEMDGYTLTAEVRRNPDLKDLYVILHSSLSGVFNQAMVERVGANSFIAKFNPDELGNAVKTALTE
- a CDS encoding protein-glutamate O-methyltransferase, with translation MTAITISDQEYRDFSRFLESQCGIVLGDSKQYLVRSRLSPLVTKFKLSSLSDLLRDVVTGRNRELRVAAVDAMTTNETLWFRDTYPFEVLANKLLPEAAASKRPIKIWSAASSSGQEPYSMAMTILETQQRKPGMLPNVSVTATDISASMLDMCRAGVYDNLALGRGLSPERRRNFFEDAGDGRMKVKDNVKRLVNFRPQNLMDSYALLGKFDIIFCRNVLIYFSPDMKSQVLNQMANSLNPGGHLLLGASESLTGLTDRFEMVRCNPGIIYKLK
- the flgB gene encoding flagellar basal body rod protein FlgB produces the protein MAISFDNALGIHQYTVGVRERNAEVISTNIAQANTPGYKSKGMDFQKALQAATSEASIGLSRTDSRHIPASTQVTGEVLYRLPTQPDTGDGNTVDVDLERNLFMQNQIRHQASLDFLGSKFKNLTKALKGSN
- the flgC gene encoding flagellar basal body rod protein FlgC — translated: MSLFNVFNVTGSAMSAESVRLNTTSSNLANADSVSSSAKDTYKARHAVFGAELSKAKYGRDHTVPVQVLGIVESDKPLDAEYNPDHPLANDDGYIYKPNVNVMEEMANMISASRSYQTNVQVADASKQMLLRTLQMGQ
- the flgD gene encoding flagellar hook assembly protein FlgD, giving the protein MAGGINNNVGQSGLSYVDQLKQLQDKNKPDETTGKQDLKQEDFLSLLTKQLAQQDPFKPVSNDQMIAQMASFATVDGIGKMNNQFETLNASMTSNQALQASSLVGRDVLVPGAAGVKAGDGAMAAMVKLPQSVDNLMVRVEDQMGQLIRTFDVGSKPAGDNRVEWDGKDQNGNPLPAGKYNVKASGLLDGQAKDFEVSTYANVNSVLLGKGDGNVLLNLAGFESPVRLAEVLEVGKA